A genomic region of Caulobacter sp. NIBR2454 contains the following coding sequences:
- a CDS encoding RlmE family RNA methyltransferase, with amino-acid sequence MTEEPPKRRMVKLPTGGNEGGRGKPARLKTAMGRTSSQQAWLERQINDPFSAKARALGYRSRAAFKISEIDDKFHFFKKGMKILDLGCAPGGWIQIAQQRGVDRIVGVDLLDVDPLPPAQILKMDFTDPKCPDLLIELLGGQPDVVLSDMAPNTVGHRETDHLRIVALIELGADFAVKVLKPGGAFVAKAFQGGETAEVIGQLKQRFTKVQNFKPKASRSDSSEVFLVATGFKG; translated from the coding sequence ATGACCGAAGAACCGCCCAAACGCCGCATGGTGAAGCTGCCGACCGGCGGCAATGAAGGCGGCCGCGGCAAGCCCGCCCGCCTGAAGACCGCCATGGGCCGCACGTCGTCTCAGCAGGCCTGGCTGGAACGCCAGATAAACGACCCGTTCTCGGCCAAGGCGCGCGCTCTTGGCTATCGCAGCCGCGCGGCTTTCAAGATCAGCGAGATCGACGACAAATTCCACTTCTTCAAGAAGGGGATGAAGATCCTCGACCTGGGCTGCGCCCCGGGTGGCTGGATCCAGATCGCCCAGCAGCGCGGGGTCGACCGCATCGTCGGCGTCGATCTGCTGGACGTCGATCCGTTGCCCCCTGCTCAAATCCTGAAGATGGACTTCACCGATCCCAAGTGCCCGGACCTGCTGATCGAGCTTCTGGGCGGCCAGCCGGATGTGGTGCTGTCGGACATGGCTCCCAACACGGTGGGCCATCGCGAGACCGACCACCTGCGCATCGTCGCCCTCATCGAACTGGGCGCCGACTTCGCGGTGAAGGTGCTCAAGCCCGGCGGCGCCTTTGTCGCCAAGGCCTTCCAGGGCGGCGAGACGGCTGAAGTGATCGGCCAGCTCAAACAGCGCTTCACCAAGGTCCAGAACTTCAAGCCCAAGGCCAGCCGCAGCGACAGCTCAGAGGTCTTCCTGGTGGCGACGGGGTTCAAGGGTTAG